In Vigna angularis cultivar LongXiaoDou No.4 chromosome 8, ASM1680809v1, whole genome shotgun sequence, one DNA window encodes the following:
- the LOC108345126 gene encoding E3 ubiquitin-protein ligase ATL31, which produces MNIIVLFIFLPSLLSSVSCTPRGQSSSPETLNEAAVKATLFMSLVIFVFALLITAFCFVFIRCISNRNRALPQVTRGLDPRVLSTCPVMSYSALKLNHPKAVQNAPFQCAVCLADFADDDTLRLLPKCGHVFHTRCIEEWLAAHVTCPVCRSDVSAETGDACVRNVLEEEDSVRDFGVLVRSHSTGHSLEGFSIKVPEEAKKKVLEDEECGNSTKMNRSSSYDVVLGIEEGGVGSTTTTATTTRTNDNNNSWILWTSQPIDSGDSEIPKFWGASMVREDKEKGKVKEFDGRTFFDCEV; this is translated from the coding sequence ATGAACATCATAGTACTCTTCATTTTCCTACCATCATTGCTTTCTTCAGTTTCCTGCACCCCACGCGGTCAATCCTCTTCACCGGAAACGCTTAATGAGGCCGCCGTCAAAGCAACGCTTTTCATGTCACTCGTCATCTTCGTTTTCGCCCTTCTCATCACCGCATTCTGCTTCGTCTTCATCCGCTGCATATCCAACCGAAATCGCGCCCTTCCACAAGTCACGCGCGGACTCGACCCGCGCGTGCTCTCCACGTGCCCCGTCATGTCCTACTCCGCGTTGAAACTGAATCACCCCAAAGCGGTGCAAAACGCCCCGTTTCAATGCGCGGTGTGTCTGGCGGACTTCGCCGACGACGACACGCTCCGGCTGCTGCCGAAGTGCGGTCACGTGTTCCACACGCGCTGCATCGAGGAGTGGCTGGCTGCGCACGTGACGTGCCCCGTGTGCCGCAGCGACGTGAGCGCGGAAACAGGGGATGCATGTGTGCGGAACGTGCTGGAGGAGGAAGATTCTGTAAGAGATTTTGGTGTTCTTGTTAGGTCGCATTCTACGGGTCACTCTTTAGAGGGCTTTTCCATCAAAGTTCCCGAGGAAGCGAAGAAGAAGGTTCTAGAAGATGAGGAATGTGGAAATTCCACGAAGATGAATCGTTCTTCAAGTTACGACGTCGTTTTGGGGATTGAAGAAGGGGGTGTAGGTAGCACTACTACTACTGCTACTACAACTAGGactaatgataataataacagTTGGATTTTGTGGACTTCTCAACCTATTGATTCTGGTGATTCGGAGATTCCGAAGTTTTGGGGTGCTTCAATGGTGagagaagataaagaaaaaggaaaagtgaaaGAGTTTGATGGAAGAACATTTTTCGATTGTGAAGTTTGA